From Chloroflexota bacterium, one genomic window encodes:
- a CDS encoding 6-carboxytetrahydropterin synthase has protein sequence MDVFATRRFNFSASHRYWREEWSLEQNEAVFGKCTNRYGHGHNYELFVTVAGAVDPITGMVMNMVELKRLVTTVLDQFDHKHLNEDTPYFREVIPTTENLVRVLWGLIEPQLPKGVRLAKLRLYENSDLYAEYFGQQQQATFNRRYEFSAAHRLHAQGLTDEANREIYGKCNNPNGHGHNYQLEVTVDGLIDAQTGMVIDLVDMDRRVQSVLDNWDHRHLDYQVAEFAEQPSTAENIVVVLWQRLEALFGSQLKHLRLWETANNVFDYPLSQH, from the coding sequence ATGGATGTTTTTGCAACACGGCGCTTTAATTTTTCGGCTTCGCATCGCTATTGGCGCGAGGAGTGGAGCCTAGAACAAAATGAGGCGGTGTTCGGCAAATGTACCAATCGCTATGGTCATGGTCACAACTACGAGTTATTTGTGACGGTTGCTGGGGCGGTTGACCCGATCACTGGGATGGTTATGAATATGGTTGAGTTGAAGCGCCTGGTAACAACGGTGTTAGACCAGTTTGATCATAAACATCTCAATGAGGATACCCCCTACTTTCGTGAAGTGATTCCGACAACCGAAAATCTGGTACGGGTTTTATGGGGCTTGATCGAGCCGCAATTGCCTAAAGGAGTACGTTTAGCTAAATTACGTTTGTATGAAAATAGCGATTTGTATGCTGAATATTTTGGGCAGCAACAGCAAGCGACATTTAATCGGCGCTATGAATTTTCAGCGGCGCATCGCTTGCATGCCCAAGGCTTAACCGATGAGGCCAATCGTGAAATCTATGGAAAGTGTAATAATCCCAATGGTCATGGCCATAATTATCAACTAGAGGTTACAGTTGATGGTCTGATTGATGCCCAAACCGGCATGGTGATTGATTTGGTGGATATGGATCGGCGTGTGCAGAGTGTGCTTGACAACTGGGATCATCGTCATCTTGATTATCAGGTTGCCGAATTTGCCGAACAGCCCTCGACTGCTGAAAATATTGTGGTGGTGCTGTGGCAACGCCTCGAAGCCTTGTTTGGCTCGCAATTAAAGCATTTGCGGCTATGGGAAACCGCCAATAATGTGTTTGATTATCCGCTCAGCCAGCATTGA
- a CDS encoding LuxR C-terminal-related transcriptional regulator translates to MSDLHQLVLLTKLAAPQIPSTLVERQHVLDRLACRGRVSLITASAGSGKTTLLSSLANARQRVAWLTLDSNDNDAIRFARYLIVALQTLEPMLGRNAMALLNGLQQPAIEAVLTLLINEISVAQPAPMLLVLDDYHWIDAQVVHRALAWLIDQLPAQLHLIIASRSVPPLPLGRWRGKGYLTELDASVLQFNSAETAQLLAQTLGDLPDQSTIDWLTERTEGWVAGIQLAALSAKDRANVQQILSGFSGSHRYIFDYLAEEVLDQLDPATLEFLLATSIAERLTGALCDQLLDWQPGTGAQMLAQLADAQLFLVALDDERRWYRYHHLFAEFLRFRLQQLDPQAPAEFLQRASAWHAANNDLNSAINYSLAANDHQQAANLIAQFGRDALMRGEALSVRSWLTRLPAIQLSQSSHLALIAAWSQLLTVDILGIEEHLQQARAHLEALPQAEQARANAEIATIEAVLLRFGDNIEHSMQHSQAALELVEHDDLVLRGILLGNLTVSARLTGNLTIAVAAASDAVAINQRSGNTFAMLLAIADLGQIQAQQGHLRKAAATYRRGIELASERGWHQVPALGLIHVGLGEVCYEWNQLEEAQIHAEQAIAIAQINGYLDIATDGYRLRARVEHANNERRSSQASIEQALHFAQRNNVGRFINEVQASQARMALILGDVATVRRWAQTVQQTTWQWQQVSAANTYARWLIANNDPAQALQLAQALLEQTLKFGGNRLEWLLTLALAYAAQHNLKPAQSQLEQALAISEQEGALRTFIDAGAGLAQLLREGTSYAAQRAAIVAAMLQQSSTASAAQSLNEPLSEREIEVLKLLALGHSNAEIAERLVIAIGTVKRHVNNLLGKLNARSRTEAVAIARDEGLLH, encoded by the coding sequence ATGAGCGATTTGCATCAATTAGTTTTATTAACCAAGTTGGCAGCTCCCCAAATTCCTAGCACGTTGGTTGAGCGCCAGCATGTGCTTGATCGCTTGGCCTGTCGTGGGCGAGTGAGCTTAATTACCGCCAGTGCTGGTAGTGGCAAAACCACCTTGCTCAGTAGCTTGGCCAATGCTCGCCAGCGGGTGGCTTGGCTCACCCTCGATAGCAACGATAATGATGCAATTCGCTTTGCTCGCTATTTAATTGTGGCCCTGCAAACGCTAGAGCCAATGCTTGGCCGTAATGCAATGGCGCTGTTGAATGGCTTACAACAACCAGCGATTGAAGCGGTTTTGACCTTATTGATCAACGAAATTAGTGTGGCCCAGCCTGCCCCGATGCTGCTCGTGCTCGATGATTATCATTGGATTGATGCTCAGGTTGTGCATCGTGCCTTGGCTTGGCTGATCGATCAATTGCCTGCCCAACTCCACCTGATTATTGCTAGCCGTAGTGTGCCGCCCTTGCCCTTGGGTCGTTGGCGCGGCAAAGGCTATTTGACTGAGCTTGATGCCAGTGTGCTGCAATTCAATTCAGCTGAAACTGCCCAATTATTAGCGCAAACCCTTGGCGATTTGCCTGATCAAAGCACAATCGATTGGCTGACTGAACGCACCGAGGGCTGGGTCGCTGGCATTCAATTAGCCGCACTTTCGGCCAAGGATCGCGCCAATGTGCAACAAATATTGAGCGGATTTAGCGGCAGCCATCGTTATATTTTCGATTATTTGGCCGAAGAAGTGCTTGATCAGCTTGATCCAGCGACGCTTGAATTTCTGCTGGCTACCAGTATTGCCGAGCGTTTGACTGGAGCTTTATGCGACCAACTGCTGGATTGGCAGCCAGGCACTGGGGCGCAGATGTTGGCGCAATTGGCCGATGCTCAGCTCTTTTTGGTGGCGCTCGATGATGAGCGACGCTGGTATCGCTATCACCATTTATTTGCCGAATTTTTGCGTTTTCGGCTCCAGCAGCTTGATCCACAAGCGCCTGCCGAATTTTTGCAACGTGCCAGCGCTTGGCATGCGGCCAACAACGATCTAAACAGCGCAATCAACTATAGCCTTGCGGCCAACGATCATCAACAAGCCGCCAACTTGATTGCCCAGTTTGGCCGTGATGCCTTGATGCGTGGCGAAGCTTTGAGCGTGCGCAGTTGGCTCACGCGGTTGCCAGCGATTCAGCTTAGCCAATCGAGCCATTTGGCCTTGATTGCTGCTTGGTCGCAACTATTGACAGTTGATATTTTAGGGATTGAAGAACATCTCCAACAGGCTCGTGCCCATCTCGAAGCCTTGCCCCAAGCTGAACAAGCGCGAGCCAACGCCGAAATTGCCACAATCGAGGCGGTGCTGTTACGCTTTGGCGATAACATCGAGCATTCGATGCAGCATTCGCAGGCCGCGCTCGAACTAGTTGAACACGACGATTTAGTATTACGCGGGATTTTATTGGGCAATTTGACGGTTTCGGCGCGTTTGACTGGCAACTTAACCATTGCCGTGGCCGCAGCTAGCGATGCAGTTGCGATCAATCAGCGTAGCGGCAACACCTTTGCTATGCTCTTGGCAATCGCCGATCTTGGCCAGATTCAGGCCCAACAAGGCCATTTACGCAAAGCTGCCGCGACCTATCGGCGTGGCATCGAGCTAGCCAGCGAACGTGGTTGGCATCAAGTGCCAGCCTTGGGCTTGATTCATGTTGGCTTGGGCGAAGTTTGCTACGAATGGAATCAGCTTGAGGAAGCCCAAATTCATGCTGAACAAGCGATTGCCATTGCTCAAATTAATGGCTATTTGGATATTGCCACCGATGGCTATCGTTTGCGGGCGCGAGTTGAGCATGCCAACAACGAGCGGCGCAGCAGCCAAGCCTCAATTGAGCAGGCCTTGCATTTTGCCCAGCGCAACAATGTTGGACGCTTTATCAACGAAGTTCAAGCCTCGCAGGCGCGGATGGCCTTGATTTTGGGCGATGTAGCGACAGTGCGGCGCTGGGCGCAGACCGTGCAGCAAACGACATGGCAATGGCAGCAGGTTAGCGCGGCCAATACCTACGCCCGCTGGTTGATTGCCAATAACGATCCAGCTCAAGCTTTGCAATTAGCCCAAGCATTGCTCGAACAAACGCTCAAATTTGGGGGCAATCGGCTTGAATGGCTGCTAACGTTGGCCCTCGCCTATGCCGCCCAACATAATCTCAAGCCTGCCCAAAGCCAGCTAGAGCAAGCCTTGGCGATCAGCGAACAAGAAGGAGCCTTGCGCACATTTATTGATGCTGGTGCTGGCTTGGCCCAATTGCTGCGAGAAGGCACAAGCTATGCGGCGCAACGCGCGGCGATTGTGGCGGCAATGCTGCAACAAAGTAGCACCGCCAGCGCCGCCCAAAGCCTCAACGAACCACTGAGCGAACGTGAAATCGAAGTGCTGAAATTATTGGCTTTAGGCCATAGCAATGCTGAAATTGCCGAGCGCTTGGTCATTGCTATTGGCACAGTTAAACGCCATGTCAACAATTTGCTGGGCAAACTGAATGCCCGCAGCCGCACCGAAGCCGTAGCCATCGCCCGCGACGAAGGCTTGCTGCATTAA
- a CDS encoding class I SAM-dependent methyltransferase gives MSIQQAYNQWASSYDSDHNRTRDLDQQVMQQLLQGQRYQAILELGCGTGKNTQFFSTIGAAVVALDFSSGMLEQARSKINAQHVQFQQADLTKAWPVASAYFDLVVTNLVLEHLADLDHFFAQASQVLKTNGQLLISELHPFRQYQGSQARFQGQHGQIEVPAFTHHISDFGRAATKHGLQLSQLHEYWHADDANQAPRLLTLSWHK, from the coding sequence ATGTCAATTCAACAGGCCTATAACCAATGGGCTAGCAGCTACGATAGCGATCACAACCGCACTCGCGACCTTGATCAACAGGTGATGCAACAGCTTTTGCAAGGCCAGCGCTATCAAGCAATTTTGGAGTTGGGCTGTGGTACTGGCAAAAATACCCAGTTTTTTAGCACAATTGGCGCAGCAGTTGTGGCACTAGATTTTTCAAGCGGCATGTTGGAGCAAGCACGCAGCAAAATTAATGCTCAGCATGTGCAGTTTCAGCAAGCTGATTTAACCAAAGCATGGCCCGTTGCCAGTGCTTATTTCGATCTAGTCGTAACCAATTTGGTGCTTGAACATTTAGCTGATCTCGATCACTTTTTTGCCCAAGCCAGCCAAGTGCTCAAGACTAATGGTCAATTATTGATCTCCGAACTACATCCATTTCGCCAATATCAAGGCTCGCAGGCGCGTTTTCAAGGCCAGCACGGCCAAATTGAAGTTCCAGCGTTTACTCATCATATCAGTGATTTTGGGCGAGCTGCCACGAAGCACGGCTTACAACTCAGCCAATTGCACGAATATTGGCATGCCGATGATGCCAATCAAGCGCCACGCTTGCTAACGCTGAGTTGGCACAAATAA
- the guaA gene encoding glutamine-hydrolyzing GMP synthase — translation MTQNEAIVVLDYGSQYSQLIVRRVREAGVYSELVRFDADEAAVAALNPKGIILSGGPNSVYAEGAPQLPAWVLASNLPVLGICYGLQLQAHHLGGKVEPSNDREFGHAVITITAESPLLADIPTEHSVWMSHGDRLETLPAGWHPIAVSPNSPYAAAADEDRRWYGLQFHPEVVHSPYGKQVLHNFLYRICVCAGSWQPSHFIQEAVERIQQQAPSGQVICALSGGVDSAVAALLAHQAIGERLTCIFVDNGLLRRGEAEQVSRTFRDHFQIELITVDAAEEFLAALAGVTDPEQKRKIIGEKFIRIFEREARNLDDAAYLVQGTLYPDVIESTAPDRNVAVKIKTHHNVGGLPDDMKLKVIEPLRMLFKDEVRAAGLALGLPEDWVWRHPFPGPGLAVRLLGAISFERLETLRHADAIFLEELRAAGLYRATQQAFAVLLPVQSVGVMGDYRTYADTIAIRAVSTEDFMTADWARLPYELLAKVSSRIVNEVTGVNRVVYDISSKPPATIEWE, via the coding sequence ATGACACAGAACGAAGCAATTGTGGTGCTTGATTATGGCTCACAATATAGTCAATTGATTGTGCGGCGGGTTCGTGAAGCGGGCGTTTATAGTGAGTTAGTGCGGTTCGATGCCGACGAGGCTGCGGTTGCTGCGCTCAATCCCAAGGGCATCATTCTTTCGGGTGGGCCGAATAGCGTCTATGCCGAGGGTGCGCCGCAACTGCCAGCATGGGTTTTGGCCAGCAACCTGCCTGTGTTGGGCATTTGCTATGGTTTACAATTGCAGGCCCATCATTTGGGCGGCAAAGTCGAGCCTTCCAACGACCGCGAATTTGGCCATGCCGTGATTACCATTACCGCTGAATCGCCACTATTAGCCGATATTCCGACCGAACATTCGGTTTGGATGAGCCACGGCGATCGCTTGGAAACCCTGCCTGCTGGCTGGCATCCAATCGCGGTCAGTCCTAACTCGCCGTATGCCGCCGCTGCCGATGAAGATCGACGCTGGTATGGCTTGCAATTTCACCCTGAAGTCGTGCACTCACCCTATGGCAAGCAAGTGTTGCACAATTTTCTCTACCGCATTTGCGTGTGTGCTGGTAGTTGGCAGCCCAGCCACTTTATCCAAGAAGCAGTTGAGCGAATTCAGCAGCAAGCGCCCAGCGGCCAAGTGATTTGTGCGCTCAGCGGCGGGGTTGATTCGGCGGTAGCGGCCTTGTTGGCGCACCAAGCCATCGGCGAACGCTTGACCTGTATTTTTGTCGATAACGGGTTGTTGCGCCGTGGCGAGGCCGAGCAAGTTTCACGCACCTTCCGCGATCACTTCCAGATTGAATTGATTACGGTTGATGCCGCTGAAGAATTTTTGGCAGCCCTGGCAGGCGTGACTGACCCTGAGCAAAAACGCAAGATCATTGGCGAAAAATTTATTCGAATTTTCGAGCGCGAAGCCCGCAACCTCGATGACGCGGCCTATTTGGTGCAAGGCACGCTCTATCCCGATGTGATCGAATCGACAGCGCCAGATCGCAATGTGGCAGTCAAGATCAAAACCCATCATAATGTTGGCGGCTTGCCCGACGATATGAAACTCAAAGTGATCGAGCCATTACGCATGTTGTTTAAGGATGAAGTGCGAGCAGCTGGTTTGGCCTTAGGCTTGCCCGAAGATTGGGTCTGGCGGCATCCCTTCCCTGGGCCTGGTTTGGCGGTGCGTTTGCTAGGCGCAATTAGCTTTGAGCGCTTAGAAACCTTGCGCCATGCCGATGCGATTTTCCTTGAAGAATTGCGGGCAGCAGGTTTGTATCGCGCTACCCAACAAGCCTTTGCGGTGTTATTGCCAGTGCAAAGTGTCGGGGTGATGGGCGATTATCGCACCTATGCCGATACCATTGCGATTCGTGCAGTCAGCACCGAAGATTTTATGACCGCCGATTGGGCACGTTTGCCCTACGAATTGTTGGCCAAAGTCTCGAGTCGCATCGTTAACGAGGTGACGGGAGTCAATCGAGTGGTGTATGATATTTCATCAAAACCACCAGCCACAATCGAATGGGAATAA
- a CDS encoding peptide deformylase, translated as MAVVPLIELGNPLLRQPATPFADPTSPEVARILNDMRDTLADMRQRIGYGRGIAAPQIGVLKRLILIDTPDTNLVLVNPRFERWSREEDERYESCFSFPGIWGLVQRPLGVTVVAYTLAGEEQRIEASGSLSRIIQHEMDHLDGFVWLDRGPDLHSLCTTQEYEKRYISRERESH; from the coding sequence ATGGCGGTTGTCCCACTGATCGAGCTTGGAAATCCGTTGTTACGCCAGCCAGCAACTCCATTTGCCGACCCAACTAGCCCCGAAGTGGCCCGCATTTTGAATGATATGCGCGATACCTTGGCCGATATGCGCCAACGAATTGGCTATGGCCGAGGTATTGCCGCACCCCAAATTGGTGTGCTCAAACGCTTGATTTTGATCGATACCCCTGACACCAATTTAGTGCTAGTTAACCCGCGTTTCGAGCGCTGGAGCCGTGAGGAAGATGAGCGCTATGAATCGTGTTTTAGCTTTCCTGGCATTTGGGGGTTGGTGCAACGCCCACTTGGGGTAACCGTGGTCGCCTATACGTTGGCGGGCGAGGAACAACGGATCGAAGCGAGTGGCAGCCTCTCACGCATTATTCAGCACGAAATGGATCATCTTGATGGCTTCGTTTGGCTTGATCGTGGCCCTGATTTGCACAGCCTCTGCACCACCCAAGAATATGAAAAACGCTATATTAGCCGCGAACGCGAATCACATTAA
- the folE gene encoding GTP cyclohydrolase I FolE, whose amino-acid sequence MTLIYSGNGLNGNSAPAVREDMEAAVRTILEGLGEDVDREGLQRTPHRVAKMFSELTAGYHTDPVALINDAIFTVEYNEMVLVRDIEFSSLCEHHMLPFWGKAHVAYVPNGKVLGLSKIPRIVDMFAKRLQVQERLTREIADFVAQTIDASGVAVVVQGAHMCSMIRGVKKANARMITQSLQGVFKTDPQIRAEFMGHITANFSDD is encoded by the coding sequence ATGACGCTTATTTACTCTGGCAATGGACTCAATGGCAACTCAGCACCAGCAGTGCGCGAAGATATGGAAGCCGCCGTGCGAACCATTCTCGAAGGTCTCGGCGAGGATGTTGATCGTGAGGGCTTGCAACGCACCCCACATCGGGTTGCCAAAATGTTTAGCGAGCTGACCGCTGGTTATCATACTGATCCGGTGGCGTTGATTAACGATGCCATTTTTACGGTCGAATATAACGAAATGGTCTTGGTGCGTGATATTGAGTTTTCGTCGCTGTGCGAACATCATATGCTGCCATTTTGGGGCAAAGCCCACGTTGCCTATGTGCCGAATGGCAAAGTGCTTGGGCTTTCGAAAATCCCACGGATTGTCGATATGTTTGCCAAACGGCTGCAAGTGCAAGAACGCCTAACCCGCGAGATCGCCGATTTTGTGGCGCAAACGATCGATGCGAGCGGCGTAGCGGTGGTGGTACAAGGTGCGCATATGTGCTCGATGATTCGCGGCGTTAAAAAGGCCAACGCTCGCATGATCACCCAATCGTTGCAAGGTGTGTTTAAAACCGATCCGCAAATTCGCGCTGAATTTATGGGTCATATCACGGCGAATTTTTCCGATGACTAA
- a CDS encoding acyl-CoA dehydrogenase family protein: protein MTMQEHTADPALDFYQFDLLLTPEEREVRDRVRGFMQREVKPIINEYWEKGEFPFELIPKLAELKVCGGTIQGYGCPGLSSVATGLVAAEMAKVDGSVCTFFGVTSGLAMSSIYYCGSEAQKEHWLPKLASMEKIGAFALTEPDNGSDASHIQTTARLDGDHYVLNGQKRWIGNASFADVIIVWARDEATNQVTGFLVEKGTPGFEATVMHGKIAKRALWNAEIKLENCRIPASNRLEKARSFKDTAVVLANTRFGVAWEGVGHAQAAYEMALRYSQERKQFGKPIAGYQLIQEKLVKMLAEVVAMELTTWRLSVLRDQGLMTDGQSSLAKMNNSAKARQIVALGREIFGGNGLLLENHIARHFADMEAVYTYEGSNEINTLVVGREITGVPAFV, encoded by the coding sequence ATGACGATGCAAGAGCACACCGCCGACCCCGCCTTGGACTTCTACCAATTTGATTTGCTGTTAACGCCTGAAGAGCGTGAAGTACGTGATCGGGTGCGTGGCTTTATGCAGCGTGAAGTTAAGCCGATCATCAACGAATATTGGGAGAAGGGCGAATTTCCGTTCGAGTTAATTCCCAAGTTAGCTGAACTCAAAGTCTGTGGCGGCACGATTCAGGGCTATGGCTGCCCAGGTTTATCGAGCGTGGCAACTGGCTTGGTTGCTGCCGAAATGGCCAAAGTTGATGGCTCAGTTTGTACCTTTTTTGGCGTAACCAGCGGCTTGGCGATGTCGAGCATCTATTATTGCGGCTCGGAAGCCCAAAAAGAACATTGGTTGCCCAAATTGGCTTCGATGGAAAAAATTGGGGCATTTGCCCTGACCGAGCCAGATAACGGCTCAGATGCTTCGCATATTCAAACTACTGCACGGCTGGATGGCGACCACTATGTGCTCAACGGCCAAAAACGCTGGATTGGCAATGCCTCATTTGCCGATGTAATTATTGTTTGGGCACGCGATGAGGCCACCAACCAAGTGACGGGCTTCTTGGTCGAAAAAGGTACTCCAGGCTTTGAAGCAACTGTGATGCATGGCAAAATTGCCAAACGCGCCCTATGGAATGCCGAAATCAAGCTCGAAAATTGTCGAATTCCGGCCAGTAATCGCCTCGAAAAAGCGCGATCATTCAAAGATACAGCGGTTGTGTTGGCCAACACCCGTTTTGGCGTAGCATGGGAAGGCGTGGGCCACGCTCAAGCTGCCTATGAAATGGCCTTGCGCTATAGCCAAGAACGCAAACAGTTTGGCAAGCCAATCGCTGGCTACCAATTAATTCAAGAAAAATTAGTTAAAATGCTGGCAGAAGTGGTGGCGATGGAATTAACCACTTGGCGCTTGAGCGTCTTGCGTGACCAAGGCTTGATGACCGATGGTCAATCGTCACTAGCCAAGATGAACAATTCAGCCAAAGCACGCCAAATTGTAGCCCTAGGCCGCGAAATTTTTGGTGGCAATGGCTTGTTGCTCGAAAACCATATCGCCCGCCATTTTGCCGATATGGAAGCGGTGTATACCTACGAAGGCAGCAACGAAATCAATACCCTCGTCGTTGGTCGCGAAATTACCGGCGTACCAGCCTTCGTCTAA
- a CDS encoding protein kinase, whose amino-acid sequence MQDPQLIGRMLNHFKIVDKLGQGGMAMVYRAYQENLNRTVALKLLPPEMTFDQSYIARFQQEARAAAGLEHSHIVPIYEVGQAEGFYYIVMKYIEGNTLKENIEQEAPMSVHRVLELLEPVGKALDYAHRKGVIHRDIKPSNVMLTPEGWVYLTDFGLARGGSSDSGLTQVGTVMGTPEYMSPEQAQGLTVGAASDLYALAVMAYEMLTKQMPFVANNAQAVLLARVIRAPRAPSDLIPTMPSAVEDVLMKALARTPEARYPTAAAFFEALRQASNGARPNVPATTPFAQNQPAQYAPTPPSSPQVYPPTPVSNQQPVAPHYPPTPLSNQQPVAPHYPPTPVSNQQVMPNYPPTNPSNQQVVIHSQSPYDGYVAANTQATRPAIMPNAAQPAQYNQQPISQPSPVAYTGATSVLRNKQKLTIWVGVGVLLLVAVVVGVILASGSDAEDIIAQGDAAFERRGGLIEAINLYKEATAADDESFEAHEKLAITYLMRGQTPDADQAIRQAIAIDANQASAHAWLSQVHSDNRQFNESLAEAEEAVRLDANHPLAYMARATARADVGNEQGDADLLAEALADANKAIELATNRSRFEQAMAYSAKGYVQWVTYQDQTSRDAGAGKEFVVDGIDNFNRAIGLQEQLPLLRNNIGYFYAEQARVALHLGEDETAAQRFEKAYQSFDDALALDPNYGLAFAGKGWTQIYERKYEEAQQFFDLALERNQRDPNALNGRALTNWWLGRNNSSDPQSDYAAAIRDYEAAIAEAPSWLSVYVDLGYVYLYDTKDTDKAIATFKKALERDPEYPNAIAGLADTYYDTRYYDEALKLYEQTINLQPDYATAYLGKANILYNNKDYDAAIDQYSTALDYNPSLKNAYIGKAYCYQAKGDIDEARQVLQDGLESVAYVDQSELQTILDKMK is encoded by the coding sequence ATGCAAGATCCCCAGTTGATTGGGCGCATGCTTAATCATTTCAAAATTGTCGATAAACTTGGCCAAGGCGGCATGGCCATGGTTTATCGTGCTTACCAAGAAAACCTGAATCGTACTGTGGCGCTCAAATTGTTGCCACCAGAGATGACATTTGATCAAAGCTATATTGCGCGGTTCCAGCAAGAGGCGCGGGCCGCCGCAGGGCTTGAACATAGCCATATTGTGCCAATTTACGAAGTTGGCCAAGCTGAAGGCTTTTACTACATCGTCATGAAATATATTGAGGGCAATACGCTCAAGGAAAATATCGAGCAAGAAGCCCCAATGTCGGTTCATCGGGTGCTGGAGTTGCTTGAGCCAGTTGGCAAGGCGCTCGATTATGCCCACCGCAAGGGTGTCATTCACCGCGATATCAAGCCTTCGAATGTGATGCTCACGCCAGAAGGCTGGGTTTACCTGACCGATTTTGGCTTGGCTCGTGGTGGGAGCAGCGATTCGGGCTTAACTCAAGTTGGCACAGTGATGGGCACGCCGGAATATATGTCGCCTGAGCAGGCTCAGGGCTTGACGGTTGGCGCTGCCAGCGATCTTTATGCCTTGGCGGTTATGGCTTACGAAATGCTGACCAAGCAGATGCCATTTGTCGCCAATAATGCCCAGGCTGTGCTTTTGGCGCGGGTTATTCGTGCACCACGCGCTCCCAGCGATCTGATTCCGACCATGCCATCGGCGGTCGAAGATGTTTTGATGAAGGCGTTGGCTCGCACGCCTGAGGCACGTTATCCAACGGCGGCGGCTTTTTTCGAGGCTTTGCGGCAAGCAAGCAATGGTGCACGGCCAAATGTCCCTGCGACAACACCGTTTGCCCAAAATCAGCCAGCCCAATATGCGCCAACGCCACCGAGTAGCCCACAGGTCTATCCGCCAACGCCAGTGAGCAATCAACAGCCAGTTGCGCCACATTACCCGCCAACGCCGCTGAGCAATCAACAGCCAGTTGCGCCACATTACCCGCCAACGCCAGTGAGCAATCAGCAGGTAATGCCGAATTATCCACCGACCAATCCCAGCAATCAACAAGTGGTGATTCATAGCCAATCGCCCTATGATGGCTATGTCGCGGCCAATACCCAAGCTACTCGGCCAGCAATCATGCCAAATGCAGCCCAGCCAGCGCAATATAACCAACAGCCAATTAGCCAACCCAGCCCAGTTGCCTATACAGGTGCTACCTCAGTTCTGCGTAACAAACAAAAATTGACGATTTGGGTTGGTGTAGGGGTTTTGCTATTGGTAGCAGTTGTAGTTGGGGTGATTTTGGCTTCTGGCAGTGATGCCGAAGATATTATTGCGCAAGGCGATGCTGCCTTTGAACGCCGTGGCGGCTTGATCGAAGCAATCAATCTCTACAAAGAAGCAACCGCTGCTGATGATGAGAGCTTCGAGGCCCACGAAAAACTAGCCATTACCTATCTGATGCGTGGCCAAACGCCTGATGCGGATCAAGCAATTCGTCAAGCAATTGCAATTGATGCCAACCAAGCTAGCGCTCATGCTTGGCTCAGCCAAGTGCATTCCGATAATCGTCAATTTAATGAATCTTTGGCTGAAGCCGAAGAAGCCGTGCGTTTGGATGCGAATCATCCTTTAGCCTATATGGCACGAGCTACTGCACGAGCTGATGTCGGCAACGAGCAAGGCGATGCAGATTTGCTGGCCGAAGCCTTGGCCGATGCCAATAAAGCGATTGAGCTTGCGACCAATCGTTCGCGCTTTGAGCAAGCGATGGCCTACAGCGCCAAAGGCTATGTTCAATGGGTCACCTACCAAGATCAAACCAGCCGCGACGCTGGCGCTGGCAAAGAATTTGTCGTCGATGGCATTGATAATTTCAATCGGGCGATTGGGTTGCAAGAGCAATTGCCGTTGCTGCGTAATAATATTGGCTATTTTTATGCCGAACAAGCGCGGGTTGCCCTGCACCTCGGCGAAGATGAAACCGCAGCTCAGCGCTTTGAAAAGGCCTATCAATCATTCGATGATGCTCTAGCGCTTGACCCGAATTATGGTTTGGCCTTTGCCGGCAAGGGTTGGACGCAAATTTACGAGCGTAAATATGAAGAAGCTCAGCAGTTTTTTGACCTAGCGCTTGAGCGTAACCAGCGTGACCCCAACGCCTTGAATGGACGAGCATTGACCAACTGGTGGCTGGGTCGTAACAACTCTAGCGACCCACAGAGCGATTATGCAGCAGCAATTCGCGATTATGAAGCGGCGATAGCCGAAGCTCCATCGTGGCTATCAGTCTATGTCGATTTGGGCTATGTCTATCTCTACGACACCAAAGATACTGACAAAGCCATCGCAACCTTCAAAAAGGCCTTGGAACGCGATCCTGAATATCCAAATGCGATTGCTGGCTTAGCCGATACCTACTACGACACGCGCTACTACGATGAAGCGTTGAAGCTCTACGAACAAACGATTAATCTCCAGCCCGATTATGCAACGGCCTACCTCGGCAAAGCCAATATCTTGTACAATAACAAAGATTATGATGCAGCGATCGATCAATATAGTACGGCGCTCGATTATAATCCCTCGTTGAAAAATGCCTATATTGGCAAAGCCTATTGCTATCAAGCCAAAGGCGATATCGACGAGGCTCGCCAAGTTTTGCAAGATGGGTTAGAATCAGTGGCCTATGTTGATCAATCCGAATTGCAAACTATTTTGGATAAGATGAAGTAA